One window of the Candidatus Methanomethylicota archaeon genome contains the following:
- a CDS encoding glycosyltransferase family 4 protein: MGGISSHISTLSRELRKRKNNVYVISLSSFPIPIRIVLMSLQYSFDFIRKGLGSFLRQIVLKLLMNIYIFFYCLAKDIEIINAHDCVSLNSTWLAKKTLKIPTVLTVHGYLTLERIAHGNLDEKIHTLVKLSIEEEKRAYKNADYIVTVDSRLKIYISKFNVNKCKIIKIENFVDPEEFHVNLDRMTCRQMFNIPPEKIVILVPRRLVKKNGVLLPLYALQYVPENVKNTLLLIYCGTGPLEETIKTYVQKNALGNVILMGAISHEKMKFIYKASDIVLIPSIPVKGVEEATSISALEAMAIGVPLIASNVGGLKEIIINDVNGILVQPKPSLIAKAIIDVLSGAKSIDKCRMQQFVKESFVRNIEKIIYVYNNALKERKQ; the protein is encoded by the coding sequence TTGGGCGGAATATCTTCGCATATTAGCACTTTATCGAGAGAATTAAGGAAAAGGAAGAATAATGTGTATGTTATTAGCTTATCAAGTTTCCCTATACCTATAAGAATAGTCCTCATGAGTCTTCAGTATTCCTTTGACTTTATAAGGAAGGGGCTTGGTTCCTTCCTAAGACAGATAGTACTTAAACTGCTAATGAATATATACATATTTTTTTATTGTCTTGCAAAGGACATAGAAATAATTAATGCACATGATTGCGTGTCCTTAAATTCTACATGGCTTGCAAAAAAAACTTTGAAAATCCCTACTGTTTTAACAGTTCACGGATATTTAACATTAGAAAGAATAGCGCATGGTAATTTAGATGAAAAAATACACACGTTAGTGAAACTGTCTATTGAGGAGGAGAAAAGAGCTTATAAAAACGCGGATTACATAGTAACTGTTGATTCCAGACTTAAAATATATATTTCAAAATTTAACGTAAATAAATGTAAGATCATAAAAATAGAAAATTTTGTTGACCCAGAAGAATTTCATGTTAATTTAGATAGAATGACGTGCCGACAAATGTTTAACATCCCACCTGAAAAAATTGTGATTCTAGTCCCCAGGAGACTTGTCAAAAAGAATGGCGTTCTACTCCCCCTCTATGCATTGCAATATGTACCAGAAAATGTCAAGAATACATTACTACTCATTTACTGTGGTACCGGACCATTAGAGGAAACTATCAAAACATATGTGCAGAAAAATGCGTTAGGAAACGTAATTCTAATGGGGGCAATTTCTCATGAAAAAATGAAATTCATATACAAAGCTTCAGATATCGTGCTCATCCCATCTATCCCTGTTAAAGGAGTTGAAGAAGCTACTTCTATATCAGCTTTGGAGGCAATGGCTATTGGCGTACCCCTTATTGCATCAAATGTTGGAGGATTGAAGGAGATTATTATTAATGATGTCAACGGAATCCTTGTTCAGCCAAAACCATCATTAATCGCGAAAGCAATTATCGATGTGCTTTCAGGTGCAAAATCTATTGACAAATGCCGAATGCAACAGTTTGTTAAGGAAAGCTTTGTTAGAAACATTGAAAAAATAATATACGTATATAATAATGCGTTGAAGGAGCGGAAGCAATAA
- a CDS encoding class I SAM-dependent methyltransferase, whose protein sequence is MKTKYNKIPLWDELSELVYFLLRLFIPTLRNKVIIETGSGTGRISLRLAKCGGKVILLDISRNAIMYSKKLAREMNIDCDFIVGSIFYLPLREYSIDVVWSSGVLEHYEFNEQQKSINEALRVLKQNGRLIVIVPNRKAVIYNTFRVVAVKTARWKLGYEEPLSLEDLQRFQPKPIVCYSAGLLHQFRFVDLPIIGCFLNIILSFVYKIWPYLKELDKHATGYLLGALWIKSDP, encoded by the coding sequence ATGAAAACTAAGTATAATAAAATACCCTTATGGGATGAATTATCTGAGCTAGTGTATTTTCTCCTTAGGTTATTTATACCAACATTGAGAAACAAAGTTATAATTGAAACAGGAAGCGGGACAGGACGAATATCCTTGAGACTTGCTAAATGTGGGGGCAAAGTAATTTTACTTGATATCTCTAGGAATGCCATTATGTATTCTAAAAAATTAGCTCGTGAAATGAATATAGATTGTGATTTCATAGTTGGCTCGATCTTCTATTTGCCACTAAGAGAATATTCAATAGATGTAGTTTGGAGTAGCGGAGTCCTTGAGCATTATGAATTCAATGAGCAACAAAAAAGCATAAACGAGGCTTTAAGGGTTTTGAAGCAAAATGGGCGACTAATTGTTATTGTCCCAAATAGGAAAGCAGTTATATACAATACTTTTAGGGTAGTAGCTGTAAAGACTGCAAGGTGGAAATTGGGTTATGAAGAACCTTTGTCTTTAGAAGATCTTCAACGTTTTCAACCAAAACCTATTGTATGTTATTCAGCAGGCCTTCTTCATCAGTTCCGTTTTGTTGATCTGCCAATTATAGGATGTTTCTTAAATATTATACTCAGTTTTGTATATAAAATTTGGCCTTATCTTAAAGAGCTTGACAAACATGCTACTGGATATCTACTTGGAGCATTGTGGATAAAATCAGATCCTTAA